In one Bacillus sp. PK3_68 genomic region, the following are encoded:
- a CDS encoding LysR family transcriptional regulator: MDIRQIRYFATIAEEGQITKAAKKLHMAQPPLSQQLKALEEELGVLLLERKGRSLELTEAGEVLYKKAKYLLEQMEETVTEVKEVGDGLKGVLSIGSVKTCFSYIPERFLYFREKYPRVKFRLKEGDSSLLANYVKQREVELAIVRLPLEMEEFSYLPLPTDPFVAVIPEKSEASSTIRMKELSGMPLMLLHRVSGVGLYELVVNECTRHSFEPNIICECPDAAMLLSLVRTGLGTALLPKSTLLSFPTNGLKVVEIEDCTIQSESAIIWLKDRYLSKKAERFLDTFHSSKMIIN, from the coding sequence TTGGATATTCGGCAAATTCGCTATTTTGCTACCATTGCGGAAGAAGGACAGATTACAAAAGCGGCTAAAAAACTGCATATGGCTCAACCTCCTCTTAGCCAGCAACTAAAAGCATTAGAGGAAGAACTCGGTGTCTTGCTGTTGGAACGTAAAGGCAGAAGCCTTGAGTTAACAGAAGCGGGAGAAGTGCTGTATAAAAAAGCAAAATACTTGCTGGAGCAAATGGAAGAAACCGTTACTGAAGTGAAGGAAGTGGGAGACGGCTTAAAAGGTGTTTTATCCATCGGGTCTGTAAAAACATGCTTTTCTTATATACCTGAACGATTTCTTTATTTCAGGGAGAAATATCCCCGTGTTAAATTCCGATTAAAAGAAGGCGATTCCTCTCTATTAGCCAACTATGTGAAACAGCGCGAAGTAGAGCTTGCTATTGTTCGGCTTCCTCTCGAAATGGAGGAATTTTCTTACTTGCCGCTGCCAACTGATCCATTTGTTGCCGTTATCCCTGAAAAAAGCGAAGCCTCTTCTACTATCCGAATGAAGGAACTTAGCGGCATGCCTCTCATGCTGTTGCATAGGGTTAGCGGTGTCGGTCTCTATGAACTTGTCGTTAATGAATGTACAAGGCATAGCTTCGAGCCAAATATCATTTGCGAATGCCCTGATGCGGCGATGTTGCTCTCACTTGTTCGGACAGGCTTAGGGACAGCACTTTTGCCAAAATCTACACTGCTCTCTTTTCCAACGAATGGTTTAAAAGTAGTTGAAATTGAAGATTGCACCATCCAATCAGAATCCGCTATTATCTGGCTAAAAGACCGCTACTTATCTAAAAAAGCAGAGCGTTTTCTTGACACATTTCATTCGTCCAAAATGATTATCAATTAA
- a CDS encoding multidrug efflux SMR transporter, which translates to MTFLPYLLLGIAIVSEVFGSTMLKLSNGFTRLLPVAGVIVGFGVAFYSLSIALKTLPLGVVYATWSGCGTILTVIAGVLFFKEKVNKQGILGIGLLIVGLVLLNS; encoded by the coding sequence ATGACGTTTCTTCCCTATTTGCTTTTAGGAATTGCTATCGTCTCGGAAGTATTCGGCTCTACTATGCTGAAACTTTCCAATGGGTTCACCCGCTTGCTTCCGGTAGCGGGAGTGATTGTCGGATTTGGAGTGGCCTTTTATTCCTTATCTATAGCTTTGAAAACCTTGCCTCTAGGAGTGGTTTATGCTACGTGGAGCGGCTGCGGTACCATTTTGACTGTTATCGCGGGTGTATTATTTTTCAAAGAAAAAGTAAACAAGCAAGGCATCTTAGGAATAGGACTGCTCATCGTTGGACTTGTCTTACTAAATAGTTAA
- a CDS encoding multidrug efflux SMR transporter, whose product MRGVLFLTLAILLEIFGSTMLKLSDGFTNIGPSIGVAIGFLSAFTLFSFALKSLPLSFAYAVWSGAGTALTAIIGVWLFGESFSALKIGGLFLIIFGIALLNTSSEKAVQSES is encoded by the coding sequence ATGAGAGGCGTTCTTTTTTTAACACTTGCTATACTGCTAGAAATATTCGGGTCCACCATGCTGAAATTATCCGACGGGTTTACCAATATAGGACCTTCCATAGGAGTGGCCATCGGTTTTCTATCGGCATTCACTTTATTCAGCTTTGCATTGAAAAGTCTTCCCCTCTCCTTCGCTTACGCTGTCTGGTCTGGTGCTGGAACAGCACTAACAGCTATTATTGGTGTATGGTTGTTCGGAGAAAGCTTTAGCGCCTTGAAAATCGGCGGACTATTTCTTATCATCTTTGGCATTGCCCTTCTTAATACTTCTTCAGAAAAAGCCGTACAAAGTGAGAGCTAG
- a CDS encoding BCCT family transporter: MNSKKAVFYSSLAISLLLISVGVFAPKQLEKFSNSSLNFIYNNLGWFILASVFIFFAFCMYIGLSKFGHIRLGDDDDRPEYKTATWIGMLFSASIGISLVFWGVAEPVSYYIDPPFGKGSSEESGKLAMQFVYLHWGVSAWACYALVGVSLAFFQFRKKLPSSLSSVFYPLIGDKIRGPFGKAIDVMVILSIVIGIATSLGFGTLQVNSGMNFLWGIPVDIFTQALIIIVVTFIYVGSTVSGLQGAMKHLSNLNMFLAFALLGFVLFLGPTQSIFKIFFQGVGDYAQNFIGMSFRTEPYNDGSWIASWTLFYFGWWIAWAPLVGSFVARISKGRTIKEFMMGAVFIPVLGSFFWFAVMGGSAIHLIQNMGEKALATAVSTDVTSALFQFFEYFPMSAFLSVLAMVLVLVFFITSANSAVFVLGMISENGNPDPAHRTKIIWGVVIAAVSVVLIMTGGLQGLQSALVATAVPLAFLMLVMCYSTYKGLNDEYIQSSEKKNKELKEQKDIPEQKAL; this comes from the coding sequence GTGAATAGCAAGAAAGCTGTATTTTATTCCTCTTTGGCAATCAGCTTATTATTAATTAGTGTAGGTGTATTCGCACCAAAGCAACTGGAGAAGTTTTCGAATTCGTCACTTAATTTTATTTACAATAACTTGGGATGGTTTATTCTTGCCAGTGTTTTTATTTTCTTTGCTTTTTGTATGTATATTGGACTGTCAAAATTCGGGCATATTCGTTTAGGGGATGATGACGATCGGCCTGAATATAAAACGGCCACCTGGATTGGCATGCTTTTCAGTGCTTCTATCGGTATCAGCCTCGTGTTTTGGGGCGTGGCAGAGCCTGTCTCCTATTACATTGACCCTCCATTCGGCAAAGGATCTTCTGAGGAATCAGGCAAGCTTGCTATGCAGTTTGTTTATTTGCATTGGGGCGTTTCGGCCTGGGCTTGTTATGCACTCGTAGGAGTTTCTTTAGCTTTCTTTCAGTTTAGAAAAAAACTTCCGTCTTCATTGAGCTCTGTCTTTTATCCTTTGATTGGAGATAAAATCAGAGGCCCTTTTGGCAAAGCGATTGATGTCATGGTTATCCTTTCGATTGTTATTGGAATTGCTACATCGCTCGGTTTTGGTACGCTGCAAGTAAACAGCGGCATGAATTTCCTTTGGGGAATACCGGTGGATATCTTTACACAGGCACTCATCATCATTGTAGTTACCTTTATTTATGTAGGTTCTACTGTTTCTGGCCTGCAAGGAGCAATGAAGCATTTATCCAATCTGAATATGTTCCTCGCCTTTGCTTTATTAGGCTTCGTTCTTTTCCTGGGGCCAACCCAGTCTATCTTTAAAATTTTCTTCCAGGGTGTTGGCGATTATGCTCAAAACTTCATCGGCATGTCGTTCCGAACAGAGCCATATAACGATGGTTCCTGGATTGCTAGCTGGACACTATTTTATTTTGGCTGGTGGATTGCTTGGGCGCCGCTTGTTGGTAGTTTTGTCGCCAGAATTTCCAAGGGCAGAACGATTAAAGAGTTCATGATGGGCGCCGTCTTTATTCCTGTACTCGGTTCATTCTTCTGGTTTGCAGTAATGGGAGGATCAGCAATTCACCTTATTCAAAATATGGGAGAAAAGGCGCTCGCGACTGCCGTATCAACCGATGTTACTTCTGCGTTATTCCAGTTCTTTGAGTACTTCCCAATGAGTGCGTTTTTAAGTGTACTGGCAATGGTGCTTGTCCTTGTGTTTTTCATTACATCAGCCAATTCAGCTGTATTCGTATTAGGAATGATCAGTGAAAATGGCAATCCAGATCCTGCACACCGGACAAAGATTATATGGGGAGTTGTTATTGCAGCAGTTTCGGTCGTGCTTATTATGACCGGCGGTTTGCAAGGTTTGCAATCAGCGCTTGTGGCAACAGCTGTACCTCTTGCTTTTTTAATGCTCGTGATGTGTTATTCAACGTATAAAGGTCTGAACGATGAATATATCCAGTCATCTGAAAAAAAAAATAAAGAGTTGAAAGAACAAAAGGATATTCCCGAACAAAAGGCTCTTTAG
- a CDS encoding tartrate dehydrogenase, with amino-acid sequence MKTFKIAVIAGDGIGPEVINEGVKVLNRVAELDSSFQFDFTYFPWGCEFYAENGKMMDDDGIEQLKEFDAIYLGAVGFPGVPDHISLWDLLLKIRKSFDQYVNIRPVRLLKGAHLPLVDVKREDIDMLFIRENSEGEYSGAGDWLFKGQEHEVVLQNSVFSRKGTERIIRYAFETAKREGRSLTSISKANALNYSMVFWDQVFDEVSAEYPEVETASYLVDAAAMLMIKDPKRFEVVVTSNLFGDILTDLGAALAGGIGLAAGANINPERNFPSMFEPIHGSAPDIAGQGVANPLASIWSASQMLDFFGYEQYGQAVLAAVEQLLLEDKALTPDMNGTASTSEVGDRITEIIASLVPAK; translated from the coding sequence GTGAAAACATTTAAAATAGCGGTGATTGCCGGGGATGGCATTGGACCGGAAGTTATTAACGAAGGGGTTAAAGTATTAAATAGAGTAGCTGAACTTGATTCAAGTTTTCAGTTTGATTTTACTTACTTTCCATGGGGATGCGAGTTTTACGCAGAAAATGGCAAAATGATGGATGATGACGGAATTGAGCAGCTAAAAGAATTTGATGCAATTTATTTAGGAGCCGTTGGTTTTCCTGGAGTTCCCGATCACATTTCACTCTGGGATTTACTATTGAAAATCCGCAAAAGTTTTGATCAGTATGTGAATATTCGTCCCGTTAGACTGCTGAAAGGGGCACACTTGCCGCTTGTTGACGTGAAACGCGAGGACATTGATATGCTGTTCATTCGTGAGAACAGTGAAGGAGAATACTCGGGTGCCGGTGACTGGCTATTTAAGGGGCAAGAACATGAAGTAGTATTGCAGAACAGCGTGTTTTCCCGTAAAGGAACAGAAAGGATTATCCGCTATGCATTTGAAACAGCAAAGAGAGAAGGAAGGTCTCTTACAAGCATTTCCAAAGCGAACGCCTTGAATTATTCCATGGTTTTCTGGGATCAGGTATTCGATGAGGTAAGCGCGGAATATCCGGAAGTGGAGACGGCGTCCTACCTGGTTGATGCAGCTGCCATGCTGATGATCAAGGATCCGAAGCGTTTTGAAGTAGTCGTTACATCCAATTTATTTGGGGATATTTTAACCGATCTGGGAGCCGCTCTTGCCGGCGGTATCGGGCTTGCTGCAGGGGCCAACATTAATCCTGAGCGTAACTTCCCGTCCATGTTTGAGCCGATTCATGGATCGGCTCCGGATATTGCAGGACAAGGTGTCGCAAATCCACTGGCATCTATTTGGTCTGCGAGTCAAATGCTTGACTTTTTCGGCTATGAGCAATACGGCCAAGCAGTATTAGCTGCCGTTGAACAATTACTTTTAGAAGATAAAGCGTTAACGCCTGACATGAACGGAACAGCCTCTACGTCCGAAGTAGGGGACCGGATAACAGAAATTATCGCTTCATTAGTTCCAGCAAAATGA
- a CDS encoding aldehyde dehydrogenase family protein, which translates to MSKLTSKENSVKQFLLINGEKVEAPVYTPLCSPYSGEEIAQIAMADRELTKQAITAAYHAREAIGKMPAYQRAEILERVVALLKERADEAAEIISRESAKPIVFAKAEVARTIETYKFSAEEAKRIHGETIPFDAAAGGVGRIGYTVREPIGVIGAITPFNFPLNLVAHKVGPAIAAGNTVVLKPASQTPLSALFIAELFAEAGLPAGVLNVVTGPGGTVGDAIVEDDRVSMVTFTGSPSVGISIRSKAGLKKTTLELGSNSALIIDKDIQINDIIDRCIMGAFSNQGQVCISLQRVYAHEEVYDEFTAKFTEAAKKLKVGDPLDSDTYISALIAKGEAERVLEWIEETKGSSAQIAAGGKLQNGILGPTIITGAEHKLKVSCQEAFAPVVVVNKVSSIEEAVELVNDSRYGLQAGIYTNNIKNALYASQELHVGGVIINDVPTYRVDQMPYGGVKESGTGREGIKYAVEEMTEMKLVVWNQS; encoded by the coding sequence ATGAGTAAATTAACGAGTAAAGAAAATTCTGTTAAACAGTTTCTTTTGATCAATGGTGAAAAAGTAGAAGCGCCGGTATACACCCCGCTCTGCTCTCCTTATTCCGGGGAGGAGATTGCCCAGATTGCTATGGCCGACAGAGAGCTGACAAAGCAAGCCATTACAGCTGCTTATCACGCACGTGAAGCGATTGGAAAAATGCCTGCTTATCAACGGGCGGAGATCTTGGAGAGAGTAGTTGCTCTTTTAAAAGAAAGAGCGGATGAAGCAGCTGAAATTATTTCTCGTGAATCAGCTAAGCCCATTGTCTTCGCTAAAGCAGAAGTAGCAAGAACGATTGAAACCTATAAGTTTTCTGCGGAAGAAGCCAAAAGAATTCATGGTGAAACGATTCCTTTTGATGCGGCTGCGGGCGGTGTTGGCCGGATCGGCTATACAGTAAGAGAACCGATTGGAGTGATCGGTGCTATTACACCGTTTAATTTTCCACTCAATTTAGTTGCACACAAGGTCGGTCCTGCCATCGCAGCCGGTAACACAGTCGTATTAAAGCCAGCTTCACAAACTCCACTTTCTGCTCTTTTCATCGCAGAGCTCTTCGCAGAAGCTGGTCTTCCAGCCGGCGTGCTAAATGTGGTAACGGGACCGGGAGGAACAGTGGGAGATGCCATTGTTGAAGATGATCGTGTTAGCATGGTGACTTTCACAGGAAGTCCAAGTGTGGGTATTAGCATTCGCAGTAAAGCAGGGTTGAAGAAGACAACGCTTGAGCTGGGCTCTAATTCAGCATTGATCATCGATAAAGATATTCAGATCAATGACATCATTGACCGCTGCATCATGGGAGCCTTCTCCAATCAAGGCCAGGTATGTATTTCCCTGCAGCGTGTCTATGCTCACGAAGAAGTGTACGATGAGTTTACTGCGAAATTTACAGAGGCGGCAAAGAAATTGAAAGTCGGTGATCCGCTTGATTCCGATACGTACATTTCCGCTTTGATCGCAAAAGGGGAAGCAGAGCGCGTGCTAGAGTGGATCGAAGAAACAAAAGGAAGCAGTGCCCAGATAGCAGCAGGAGGTAAACTGCAAAACGGCATTTTAGGGCCAACCATCATTACAGGGGCGGAGCATAAGTTGAAGGTATCTTGCCAGGAAGCGTTTGCTCCGGTTGTCGTTGTTAATAAAGTAAGCAGTATCGAAGAAGCGGTGGAATTAGTAAATGATTCCCGCTATGGACTGCAGGCAGGAATTTACACAAATAATATTAAGAATGCTTTGTACGCTTCACAGGAGCTGCATGTTGGCGGTGTCATCATCAATGATGTGCCGACATACCGTGTAGACCAGATGCCGTACGGCGGTGTGAAAGAAAGCGGCACAGGCCGTGAAGGCATTAAGTATGCAGTGGAAGAAATGACTGAAATGAAATTAGTCGTTTGGAACCAAAGCTGA
- a CDS encoding ring-hydroxylating oxygenase subunit alpha: MAYNKVENATNRTFERTMTYDLYTDPKVLDKEMDLIFSKSWQLVGHVSQLEKPGSFFTTEVAKEPIIVVRGQDEVIRAFYNVCPHRATKLEQKEAGKKKILQCGYHGWTFKLDGKLNKAPNFRGEDAACVQDACLRSVRMEILESLIFVNLDDQAKPLSESYGDFFERLSKFPFLSELKRTGQKTRVIKANWKAFIDNYLECDHCHVAHPSFVATLDMDDYQIITCENYSIQGSIVKPDKNYGEADLNKAEMQGGTFYWLWPNLMVTIYPGPGNMATIQMLPIDHENTLAVYTYYFRDENLTQEEKDLVAFAEQVRQEDVDLVELEQIGFRSRAFNKGKYSSSEKAIVQFHEMVLEALNE; the protein is encoded by the coding sequence ATGGCTTATAATAAAGTAGAAAACGCGACGAACCGGACATTTGAGAGAACAATGACTTATGATCTGTATACAGATCCAAAGGTATTGGATAAGGAAATGGATCTTATTTTCTCAAAATCATGGCAGCTTGTCGGGCATGTCAGCCAACTAGAAAAACCAGGCTCTTTCTTTACGACGGAAGTAGCTAAAGAACCAATCATCGTTGTTCGTGGCCAGGATGAAGTAATTCGCGCCTTTTACAATGTTTGTCCACACCGTGCGACGAAGCTTGAACAGAAGGAAGCGGGGAAGAAGAAAATCCTTCAGTGCGGCTATCATGGATGGACGTTCAAGTTGGATGGAAAGTTAAATAAAGCGCCGAACTTTAGAGGGGAAGACGCTGCTTGTGTGCAGGATGCTTGCTTGCGTTCTGTGCGCATGGAAATTTTGGAATCTTTAATTTTCGTTAACTTGGATGATCAAGCAAAGCCGCTCAGTGAATCTTATGGGGATTTCTTTGAAAGATTGAGCAAGTTTCCTTTCTTGAGCGAACTGAAAAGAACCGGTCAAAAAACACGTGTCATTAAAGCTAACTGGAAGGCATTCATTGACAACTATTTAGAATGTGACCATTGCCATGTAGCTCATCCAAGCTTCGTTGCAACACTGGACATGGATGATTATCAAATTATTACATGTGAGAACTACTCTATCCAAGGATCCATTGTAAAGCCTGATAAAAATTATGGTGAAGCGGATTTGAACAAGGCGGAAATGCAGGGTGGGACCTTTTACTGGTTATGGCCAAATTTAATGGTTACGATTTATCCGGGACCGGGAAATATGGCAACGATTCAAATGCTGCCAATTGACCATGAAAACACATTGGCTGTTTACACGTATTACTTCCGCGATGAAAACTTGACTCAGGAAGAAAAAGACTTAGTTGCTTTTGCGGAACAGGTTCGTCAGGAAGATGTGGACTTAGTAGAGCTGGAACAAATCGGTTTCCGGTCTCGTGCGTTTAATAAGGGCAAATATTCTTCTTCGGAAAAAGCGATCGTTCAATTTCATGAAATGGTATTGGAGGCCCTCAATGAGTAA
- a CDS encoding ferredoxin has protein sequence MAKYTIVDQETCIACGACGATAPELFDYDYEGLAFAVLDNNEGAMEVPEDLEEDLEDALDGCPTDSIKVAEQPFACKKAEVS, from the coding sequence TTGGCTAAATACACGATAGTAGACCAGGAGACGTGCATTGCCTGCGGCGCCTGCGGGGCAACGGCTCCGGAGCTGTTCGATTACGATTATGAAGGACTTGCCTTTGCTGTTCTTGATAACAATGAAGGAGCAATGGAAGTACCAGAAGACCTTGAAGAAGATTTAGAGGATGCGCTTGATGGCTGCCCGACAGACTCTATTAAAGTGGCTGAACAACCTTTTGCGTGTAAAAAGGCAGAAGTCAGCTGA